A genome region from Brassica oleracea var. oleracea cultivar TO1000 chromosome C2, BOL, whole genome shotgun sequence includes the following:
- the LOC106326046 gene encoding uncharacterized protein LOC106326046, with protein MTKPFVFHGVEAEKAEAMRRYNNQKCFRNIIRACAVALLFYLWFPTVTVSLFAVGDWFYRTGAVIVTNRTVVFVSANLLVALVFILSRDRDDESSSKPDLYDQYTSSSSSAVIVTAADEKVVDDGGSKNQTVAALVEEVIAEKQTVAALVEEVVAEKQIVPAFIEEKVAVEAVTTELKRTYRRTKSERKKKVNRPVTEFRRTESANSGIERLSGEEFRLKVEAFIMEKKRCLVQEENDVVACGLELVGAADSSYGSY; from the coding sequence ATGACGAAACCGTTTGTGTTCCATGGTGTGGAGGCGGAGAAAGCAGAAGCGATGAGGAGATACAACAACCAAAAATGCTTCCGGAACATTATACGAGCATGCGCCGTCGCTTTACTGTTTTACTTGTGGTTTCCGACAGTGACGGTTTCACTGTTTGCTGTCGGCGACTGGTTTTACCGAACCGGAGCGGTTATTGTAACCAATCGTACCGTTGTCTTCGTCTCTGCAAACTTACTCGTCGCTTTGGTTTTCATTCTATCTCGCGATCGCGACGACGAGAGTAGTTCCAAACCAGATCTATACGATCAGTACACCTCCTCCTCCTCCTCCGCCGTTATCGTAACCGCCGCCGATGAAAAAGTGGTTGACGATGGTGGTTCGAAAAATCAAACCGTTGCGGCGTTGGTCGAGGAGGTGATTGCGGAGAAGCAAACCGTTGCGGCGTTGGTCGAGGAAGTAGTTGCGGAGAAGCAAATCGTTCCGGCGTTTATTGAGGAGAAGGTGGCTGTGGAGGCGGTCACAACAGAGTTAAAGAGAACCTATAGGAGGACGAAGTCGGAGAGGAAGAAGAAGGTTAACCGGCCGGTGACGGAGTTTCGAAGGACAGAGTCGGCGAACTCAGGGATAGAGAGATTGAGCGGCGAGGAGTTTCGTTTGAAGGTAGAGGCCTTTATAATGGAGAAGAAGAGATGTCTTGTTCAGGAAGAAAACGACGTCGTTGCATGTGGACTTGAGCTCGTTGGTGCTGCTGACTCTAGCTATGGATCGTACTAA
- the LOC106327783 gene encoding bifunctional nuclease 1 produces the protein MRSVQAPVVCPAIRPRQVGACALKPTLLRSQFLGHRIKSQVTLRLHPRGCSKISIKCVFSSHSDGNGSTAENFNENDEEYVNSSIVEAVEVKSGADGFMVKMRDGRQLRCVHNNPQGGHLPDYAPHPAIVLKMEDGTGLLLPIIVLEMPSVLLMAAMTNVQIARPTMYQVVKEMVDKMGYEVRLVRVTKRVHEAYFAQLYLSKVGNASDCISFDLRPSDAINIAVRCKVPIQVNKYLAYSDGMRVIESGKLSQQTPASDGLLFTEQDRPNGQACLDTKEFNILSNMMQAVNEERYDEAAEWRDKLGQFRAKRNLRKYT, from the exons ATGAGGTCGGTTCAAGCACCGGTTGTTTGCCCTGCGATTCGTCCAAGACAAGTAGGTGCATGCGCTCTGAAACCTACGCTTCTCAGAAGCCAATTCTTGGGTCATCGGATCAAGTCTCAGGTCACGCTTCGTCTGCATCCTCGGGGGTGCAGCAAGATTAGCATCAAGTGTGTTTTCAGCTCTCACTCTGATGGTAACGGAAGCACCGCTGAGAATTTCAACGAAAACGATGAGGAATATGTCAACTCTAGTATAGTGGAAGCTG TTGAGGTGAAGAGTGGAGCTGATGGTTTCATGGTGAAGATGAGAGACGGCAGGCAGCTACGATGTGTTCATAACAATCCTCAAGGAGGGCATTTGCCGGATTATGCTCCACACCCTGCTATTGTTTTGAAAATGGAAGATGGAACTGGTCTTCTCCTTCCCATTATTGTCT TGGAGATGCCTAGTGTGTTACTTATGGCAGCAATGACCAATGTCCAGATT GCAAGACCAACCATGTATCAAGTGGTGAAGGAGATGGTGGACAAAATGGGTTACGAA GTTAGACTTGTTAGAGTCACCAAAAGAGTTCACGAGGCGTATTTTGCCCAACTATACCTTTCAAAG GTGGGTAATGCATCGGACTGTATTAGCTTTGACCTTCGCCCGTCAGATGCAATTAACATAGCTGTTAGATGCAAG GTACCTATCCAAGTGAACAAGTACCTTGCTTATAGTGATGGAATGAGAGTCATCGAGTCAGGGAAGCTGTCACAACAGACACCTGCTTCAGATGGCTTATTGTTTACTGAACAAGACCG ACCAAATGGTCAGGCTTGCCTTGATACCAAAGAGTTCAATATTCTGAGCAACATGATGCAAGCTGTTAATGAAGAGCGATATGATGAAGCTG CTGAATGGAGAGACAAGCTTGGCCAGTTTCGGGCCAAGCGTAACCTGAGGAAATACACATAA
- the LOC106323757 gene encoding uncharacterized protein LOC106323757, translating to MDKFSCDGCETIVCSIKTRYQVHCKVLDHTGTTSFVMFDKEVSQLIHKSAYELLEQQVLFNSGNEFPRELLALEGREFVFTTNIPATGHHFSNSTETTLSLVNDVFEESNNSISASTESTSTPTKKRASTLGIEDCVPQLSSKKLKGDVSLLAEEDGQLSLTKSKLKVGHVTKDDCAKPSSTKQRKAANLIPKKEKN from the exons ATGGATAAGTTCTCATGTGACGGATGCGAGACAATTGTTTGTTCTATAAAAACAAG ATATCAGGTTCATTGTAAAGTCTTAGATCATACAGGAACCACTTCTTTTGTAATGTTTGACAAGGAAGTCAGTCAACTAATTCACAAATCGGCATATGAGTTGTTGGAGCAACAAGTTCTG TTCAACAGTGGGAATGAATTCCCTAGAGAACTTCTAGCTTTAGAGGGTCGGGAGTTCGTCTTCACA ACTAACATTCCTGCGACTGGTCATCATTTCTCAAACTCCACCGAAACCACTCTGAGCTTG GTCAATGATGTTTTCGAAGAGTCTAACAATTCGATAAGTGCTTCCACAGAATCAACATCAACTCCAACCAAAAAGCGAGCAAGTACGTTAGGAATTGAGGATTGTGTGCCACAACTTTCTTCAAAGAAACTTAAAGGAGATGTTTCACTTTTGGCTGAAGAAGATGGACAACTTTCATTAACAAAATCAAAACTAAAAGTTGGGCATGTGACTAAAGATGATTGTGCAAAACCTTCATCTACAAAGCAGAGAAAAGCAGCAAATCTAATTCCAAAAAAGGAGAAAAACTGA
- the LOC106325204 gene encoding CASP-like protein 2B1, whose product MEQWLLSKRSPWLGLVRICKIVSSFEDLFVYCGRKFSPKTVLLLADQMAMAYMSVAAIAAASESGMIGIRGEEELQWMKVCNMFGKFCNRGAGGVASTMLASVAMVLASCISAFSLFRLYGATTQ is encoded by the exons ATGGAACAGTGGTTGTTATCAAAGAGATCGCCATGGCTAGGCTTAGTAAGAATTTGCAAGATAGTCTCAAGTTTCGAAGATCTGTTCGTGTATTGCGGGAGGAAGTTCTCGCCAAAGACGGTCTTGTTGTTAGCTGATCAAATG GCGATGGCTTACATGAGTGTGGCGGCTATAGCAGCAGCATCAGAGTCTGGTATGATTGGAATAAGAGGTGAGGAAGAGCTGCAATGGATGAAGGTGTGCAATATGTTTGGTAAGTTCTGCAACCGAGGAGCTGGAGGAGTAGCCAGCACCATGCTTGCTTCCGTTGCTATGGTTTTGGCCTCTTGCATTTCCGCCTTTAGTCTCTTTCGCTTGTACGGTGCCACCACCCAATGA